The following proteins come from a genomic window of Corallococcus sp. NCRR:
- a CDS encoding HAMP domain-containing sensor histidine kinase: MGWRHHRHPWPPSADEEACGPELRRRFGRHAQAHAHRRRMFHLGRLGSYVQARLRRRLFVMFGLTILVTVLVVSWVMNLTGGNSWRQETERIRSFVGHQFAAVWDAPAERDALMRSISDDLDVDVTLTDLSGAVVARAGSPCSKPDAVVPVMRQDTQLGSLQACYLQTRSRGPWRAVLPLGIAVLVLWTAAGGISFRLARPVDTLVKATQELGEGRLGARASLDHHATGEFAVLAESFNDMAARIEKQLADQRELLAAVSHELRTPLARLRVLTELLRDGGGNPRTLDQVDREVVELDALVGELLASSRLDFGQLTPKALEAGVLAAQALERVGLSATLLQPETDDVALMADATLLGRALVNLLDNARKHGVGVEALRIQEHGKEHLAFSVEDRGPGLLPGEEQRIFQPFYRKDRGGEAREAGSLGLGLALVQRIAKAHGGETFAENRPAGGARVGFTVRKAGPPGPVSNAHG, encoded by the coding sequence ATGGGCTGGCGCCACCACCGCCACCCCTGGCCGCCTTCCGCCGACGAGGAGGCCTGCGGGCCGGAGCTGCGCCGGAGGTTCGGCCGCCACGCCCAGGCCCATGCCCACCGCCGGCGCATGTTCCACCTGGGACGGCTGGGCTCCTACGTGCAGGCGCGGCTGCGGCGGCGGCTGTTCGTCATGTTCGGGCTCACCATCCTGGTGACGGTGTTGGTGGTGTCGTGGGTGATGAACCTGACGGGCGGCAACAGCTGGCGGCAGGAGACGGAGCGCATCCGCTCGTTCGTGGGCCACCAGTTCGCGGCGGTGTGGGACGCGCCCGCCGAGCGCGACGCCCTGATGCGGAGCATCTCCGACGACCTGGACGTGGACGTCACGCTGACGGACCTGTCCGGCGCGGTGGTGGCCCGGGCGGGTTCGCCCTGCTCGAAGCCGGACGCCGTCGTCCCGGTGATGCGGCAGGACACGCAGCTGGGGTCGCTGCAGGCCTGCTATCTGCAAACCCGCTCGCGGGGCCCCTGGCGCGCGGTGCTGCCGCTGGGCATCGCGGTGCTGGTGCTGTGGACGGCGGCGGGCGGCATCTCGTTCAGGCTGGCCCGGCCGGTGGACACGCTGGTGAAGGCCACGCAGGAGCTGGGCGAGGGCCGGCTGGGCGCGCGGGCGAGCCTGGACCACCACGCCACCGGCGAGTTCGCGGTGCTCGCCGAGTCCTTCAACGACATGGCGGCGCGCATCGAGAAGCAGCTGGCGGATCAACGCGAGCTGCTGGCGGCGGTGTCGCACGAGCTGCGCACGCCGCTGGCGCGGCTGCGAGTGCTGACGGAGCTCTTGCGTGACGGCGGGGGCAACCCGCGCACGTTGGACCAGGTGGACCGCGAGGTGGTGGAGCTGGACGCGCTGGTGGGCGAGCTGCTGGCCAGCTCCCGCCTGGACTTCGGGCAGCTCACGCCCAAGGCGCTGGAGGCGGGCGTGCTCGCGGCGCAGGCGCTGGAGCGCGTGGGGCTGTCCGCGACGCTGCTCCAGCCGGAGACGGACGACGTGGCGCTGATGGCGGACGCGACGCTGCTGGGCCGGGCGCTGGTGAACCTGCTGGACAACGCGCGCAAGCACGGCGTGGGCGTGGAGGCGCTGCGCATCCAGGAGCACGGGAAGGAGCACCTGGCCTTCAGCGTGGAGGACCGGGGCCCGGGCCTGCTGCCCGGCGAGGAGCAGCGCATCTTCCAGCCGTTCTACCGGAAGGACCGGGGCGGCGAGGCGCGCGAGGCCGGCTCGCTGGGGTTGGGGCTCGCGCTGGTGCAGCGCATCGCCAAGGCCCACGGCGGTGAGACCTTCGCGGAGAACCGGCCCGCCGGAGGCGCGCGCGTGGGCTTCACGGTGCGCAAGGCAGGGCCTCCAGGGCCGGTCTCGAACGCACACGGGTGA
- a CDS encoding response regulator transcription factor encodes MPTRVLLIDDDTRMFELLAEYLGQNGITVSHAPDGGRGLAALEANAYDAVLLDVMMPGMDGLEVCKRIRARSRIPVLMLTAKGDETDRVVGLELGADDYLPKPFGPRELLARLRAVLRRAQPAAVADRLESSGVSIDVSGREVKVEGRAVELTGLEFDLLLALVRRAGRVIPRDALLGEAGRNDTVVSERTVDVHISHLRQKLGDVGTRLIKTVRGVGYVFAKEGA; translated from the coding sequence ATGCCCACCCGCGTCCTGCTCATCGATGACGACACCCGGATGTTCGAGTTGCTCGCGGAGTACCTCGGGCAGAACGGCATCACCGTCAGCCACGCGCCCGACGGGGGCCGCGGGCTGGCGGCGCTGGAGGCCAACGCCTACGACGCCGTGCTCCTGGACGTGATGATGCCGGGCATGGACGGCCTGGAGGTGTGCAAGCGCATCCGGGCCAGGAGCCGCATCCCGGTGCTGATGCTCACCGCCAAGGGAGACGAGACGGACCGCGTGGTGGGGCTGGAGCTGGGCGCGGACGACTACCTGCCCAAGCCCTTTGGCCCGCGCGAGCTGCTCGCCCGCCTGCGCGCGGTGCTGCGGCGGGCACAGCCGGCGGCGGTGGCGGACCGGCTTGAATCGAGCGGGGTCTCCATCGACGTGTCCGGGCGCGAGGTGAAGGTGGAGGGGCGCGCGGTGGAGCTGACGGGCCTGGAGTTCGACCTGCTGCTCGCGCTGGTGCGCAGGGCGGGCCGGGTGATTCCCCGCGACGCGCTGCTGGGCGAGGCGGGGCGCAACGACACGGTGGTGAGCGAGCGCACGGTGGACGTGCACATCTCCCACCTGCGCCAGAAGCTGGGGGACGTGGGCACGCGCCTCATCAAGACGGTGCGCGGCGTGGGCTACGTCTTCGCCAAGGAGGGCGCCTGA